CGATCGGATAGGTCACGAGACGCTCGACTTCCGTCGGCGAAAGACCTGGCGCCTTGGTCACGACCTGCACTAAAACACTGGTGACGTCCGGAAAGGCATCGATCGGAATTGTCCGAAAGGCATAGACCCCGCCCGCTCCGAGCAAGACCGCGCAAATAATGATGAGGAGGCGTTGACGGAGAGAAATGTCAAGGAGGCGTGAGACCATCAGACGGGTTTCTTCAACAACTCAGACTTTAAGATAAAGGCACCGTGCGTCACCACCGGCTCTCCTTCGTTCAGTCCGCTAAGAATGGACGTCAGCGTACCATTCGACTCACCGATGTGCACCTCTCGCATTTCATACTCATTCGCCCCGCGTTGCACAAAGACGAAGGTCCGGCCCTGATCTCGTTGCAACGCCGCCTCCGGCACTGCCAAGCGATCCGGCTGTGACTCGGAAAAGAGGCGAATGGTGGAGAACATTTCCGGCTTGAGCCTCCCATCTTGGTTCGGCAATTCAATCCTCAGTTGCATGGTCCGTGTGATCGGATCCAACACATCGCCGACATACGTAATCATCCCTTTGAACACCTCTTTCGGATAGGCATTGATCCGGACGTCAACCTGGGTGCCACCGGAAGCATGGACGGAATGGACGAATGGAATGTCTTTTTCCGGAATGTTCGCGAGCACCCAGACCTCCGAGAGATCCGCGATCACGAACAAGTTCTCCGTTGTCTCAACGACCTCACCACGTGTCAACTTGCGCCCGATGATCCGACCGCCGAACGGCGCCACAATCGGAACGACCGAGCGGATCTTCCGGCTACGATCAAGCCGGTTAAATTCTTCCTCGTTCATGCCGAGCAACTTAAGCCGGTCATGCGATTCATTGCCCTCGGCTTGAGCGCTCAACAATTCCGCTTGACGCCGTTGCAGCTCGGCCTCACCGATCACCTGCTCCTGCAAGAGAAATTGCGCACGATTGAAGGCTTGCTCAGCAACATGGAGCTTGGCCTTGGCCTTGAGATACGAAGACTGCGCCAGCCCCAGCTCGCTGCTGTACAAGATCGCCAGCGGCGCGTTCGCTTTCACTTCCTGCCCAAGGTCAGCGTACACTTCGACCACTCTACCACGGACCAAGGTGGTGATCTCCGCCATGTTCCGCTGATTAGGCTGCACGATCGCTGGAAAGTCTCGGTGTGTCCGGAAGTCACTGCGGACAACCGGCTGAACCACTACCCCCACCCGTAACGATTCTTCCGCTGACAACGTGATGCGCCCTGGCGTGGAAACGGCAGCCGGCTCTTTACTGGCCACCACATCACTCGGTGTTCCATCACAGCCTGCATCCAGTATCATCACGCTGAACAACACACTCCATAGTCCTCGATTGAGATACGACGACCGAGGTTGGATAGCATGAAACCGAGCGTTCACAACGTTCCCCCTACAGCTTGTTCCAGCCTGGCCAACGAGACGGAAAGGTCATGCCGCGCCAGGGCATAGTCGAGTAAAATTTGTCGCTGGACCCGCTGAGCGTCAAGCACTTCCAAGAGACTTGAGGCCCCCTGTTGAAAACTAAACCGTGCGAGCCGCAAGGCTTCCTGTGCTTGCTTCAAGAGGCCCTTGTCAAACACATCGATCAACTCGGCCGTCGTTTGGACATCTTGATAATGCTGATAGACGGCTCGCCCGAGCTCATTGCGCATCCGAAGCAGCTCTGCCTCATCCCGACGTTTCACTCCTAATGACGCGGCAATCTCTCCCTGACGCCGATACCATAGCGGCATCGGTATCGAGAGACCTCCTTGAAACGCCTCCCGGCCGATTTCACGCCAATAGCTCCCATTGACCGTGATGGTTGGTACCCGTGCCTGCCGTTCAAATTGAATCTTCCAATCCGATTGCTCGACAGACTTCAACAAGCGCTGGATCGTGGGGTGTTGATCCATCATTCGAGTCATGAGACCTTCAATCTGCAACTCTCGAGGAATGTTTCTGAACTCGCCATAGACCGAATACGCCGGGCCGAGCACACCGCCGGTCAAGGTATCAACAGCAACCCGGTTGATCCGAACGAAATTGTCAGCACGAGCGAGTTGTTGACGGGCCTTTAGGACTTCAACCTCTGCTTTGATGGACTCAAACTGTGGAGCTTCGCCGGATTTGACGCGTGCCTTGACGATTCGGGCCACACCTTCAACGGTATCGAGATTCTGCCGAGCCAGATCAGCCTCCTGTTGAGCCAACAGCAGATCATAGAATGCGACTTTGACCTGCGAGGCCAGATTCAACCGGGTTTCCAACATCCCGACGCTGGCTGTGGCCAAACCAAGATCCGCCACTCGTTGCCGTGCCGCACGCAATGCCGGCCATTCGACCGGCTGCCCGACCGTCACGCTATATTCAGTGAGCGACTGAATATTCTCCGGGGGTCCCACGGTCGTGTCTCTAAGCCTCCCACGACCGCCATTGCTGGACACAGTCGGATTGGGATAGGCACCGGCAGCTGTCTGCTGACCCTTTTGCTGTTCAATCGTGCCTTCCGCGATGGAGACCACCGGATTCTTCGTCAAAGCCAGATCAACAATTGTCTCAAGACCGTACACCTGGTTCCCGGATTCCGCAGACACCGAAGTCGCAATCAATCCAACATTCACCGCACAAAGAACCACTAGGGCAAACCCTCTTGCCATTCTCATTCCTTGTCTCAGCATCCCCCGCCCCTTCTCACACTATCCTAGGCTGAATGTATCTGACTTTCAAATGTCTACGCCGACGGTGGCGACTTCTCTTGGTGTACACCGGAGTCAGTCGGCAATCCACTGAAGTAGAAAGCGGAGATCGCCACGGTCGCCGCCACGTTCAATGACTCGACCCCCTCGGCCAATGGAATGGAAAATCTGACCTGAGACGCCTTCATGATTTCGGATGATAGCCCCGCGCCCTCATTGCCAACAGCGACCAGGAGTCGGCTGGGTATGGTTTGAATCTCCCTAATGGGAACTTTATCAGCCGACGACAGGACCGCTGAATAAATTCTACATTCAGACAACCTCACTGCCTGAAGATCCGCTGTCCGAAAAACGGGCAGCCTCAGGAGCGTACCAGCTGTGGCACGGACAACCTTGGGGCTGAAATGATCGGCGGAGTCATGGCTCAACCAGACGCCGGATAGATTCAGCGCGGCGGCTGTCCTGATAATCGTTCCCACGTTCGCCGGATCTTGCAGGTGATCTCCATAGATACCCAGAACGCGTGATCGCCCAAGTACCTGCGCCTCGTTCCACTGAGGTTGCCGGACCACGGCCAGGATCCCTTGAGGCATCTCCACATCTGTCAGTTTTTCAAAGGCAGGATCCGAGCACACGAACTGTCGCGCCCCTAAGCTGGAGCGCCTGCTCCGATCCCCGTCGGTCTCAGTACGAAGGTAACGAGGCGATACGAGGAGACTCTGTATCGCCTGGGGATGTTGGGAGATCAGATCATAACACGGCTTGGCGCCTTCCACCACGAAGACGCCCTCGGTTGATCGGACTTGTTTTTCTCGCAGCAGCTGCCGGATGAAAGAGCCCTGTGCACGAGACAAGGGCCTGGGGTGTGGCCCAGTATCCACTATGATGACCCCGACTGCGCGCCGAAAGGGAACCGACCTAACCAGATGAGGTCGTCACTCACCGGCGCCTTCGTTCAGACGCCGCTTCCGCCGCACGAATACGCTGAGCCCTCGCCTTGGCACGCTTCAGAGCCGTGAGTTTTCCCCTGGTCCGAGTCTGCTCAAACTGAAGCTGTTCAAGCTGAGACTTCAGGTGTGCCTTCTCTTGTTTATGCAGACTCGCGCATTCTGGTTTGGACAACTGTGTCCAATCCCCACTGCTCCTGGCTCGCTTGATTCGATCATCTAGCGATTCTCGAAGCTGCCTGGCTCTCATCGTCATGAGTGATTTGAGCGCCTCTTGACGACGCTGCACCTCTTCCTCCTCAGCCATGATCCCGCGAATATCGGTTCCTAACATGGATCCAACCTCCTTACAGATACTCTGGAACGAGAGCGCGCATTATACCCGATCTCATAGCCAATCTGGAATGCCTTATAAGGCATTGTTTTTAAACGCTAATCAATCCGTATCCTGAGCGCTTCCTTGAAGCGATTTGCTCGGTTGTGTATTATCACCCCATGCCGATAGGGCCATGCATTCAGGGTTGGAGGCTCAAACGAAAGCTGTCGATCGAATCTCTCGCAGACGCGGCCGGCATTTTTCCCAGCCTTCTGGAACAGATCGAAGCGGATCAAGCGGACCCGACGACCTGTATGATCGAAGCACTGGCCTGTGCTCTCCGCGTTCCCCCGTCCTGGCTATTTGACAGCCCCAGATCCTTTGAGCATCTATTCACAGACCACGATGAGGGAGAGGAACCTGACCGTAGTCAGCGTGATCCGGTGACAGATCGAATCCTGTGTGGTTCACGAGCAGACCGGTCACTCTATATTCTCCTCACAACGCTCATGCAATCAGGCGATCCCAAATTGTTGCGGGCGGCCGAGATGAGCCTCCGGAGTCTCGTCAAACAATCGCGGCAAGCTACCGTCCCCTGGCAACAACGCCCTTCGGGCCACTTCGAACCACCGAGCGACTAATCGGATTGGTCGGACAGATCAAGCCATCCCCACTCCACTCAGAGTCCAAGACGACACCGACTCTCAGACCTCGGAGAGAAATCGGATAGCCGAAACCAGGCGCCATATCCATTTCGTGAAACAAACTGTTCCTATGCAATCCCTATTGATACACTCCAGCCATGACAGTATTGGTTAAACTTAGACATGATCCGGCATTGAGGATTTGATGCGTAGGTGCTTCATACTGATCCTGCCGCTCTTCATGGTCGGATGCAACAGCAGTAATCAAGTCTCCTCTTCTCTCCTTTCCCTGTCCACCTCCTCACCCGCCATCAGAGAGCCGGTGATTGATCGAGTTGGTCCCGTTGTCCAAGACCTCCTCCAATCCACATCTCGTGAGGCTCACCACACCATCACCGCCTCCCATCAAACGGTGGACGCACGATCAGCCAAGTACAAGCAGCAGGCGGTCACGGACACGTTGAAAAACCCCTGGAAAGGCATGAGGCATTTGGAACACCATGGACTCCTCGTCGCGGAACTTGCAGCCACTAGTCCGCTTGACCTTCCTGCCCTCCTCGATAGGCTCGCGACCGGCATGCATCAGCCCTCTGCACCGATGACACCGCTCCCCATCCCTACCGGCTCACATCGTCGTGACACAATGGACTTCATTCTGGAAACCTTTCACCAAGCCGCGCTCCATCGGGAGATTGCACTGGCTGGGCTTTCCGATCCGGAACGTACCTTCCTCTTCGAACACGGACGAACACTGGCAGAATCCTATACGCCGCAAATCTCTGTACTCTCCGACGTCACTATGCCTCAAGTCCTCGCGAACACTCGGTTTGCAGAGCTTTTGAAAGAGCGAGTGAAGTCCGAGCACCTCCTTGCCGCAGGCCAAATACTGGCACAGTTGACCAATGCGCGGTGGCTCGAACAACTGGCCGTAGCATTCTCGGAGCCGGTCTCTCCGACAGAGATTCCCCCTGGCATCACCGGCGACGTCAGATTGGTGCAGGATACATCCGAAGGGCTCATCGTCATTGGAGGCCCAGGTCCAAACAGCTATCAATTGGAGGAGCCCGTTGCGCTCATTGTTGATCTTGGCGGGGACGATTCATATCGCGGTGTCATCGGTGCATCGTACGACGTCCGCTATGGGAATGCCGTGGTCATCGATCTTGCAGGCAATGACCGTTACACCGGATCTCCGTTGGGAATAGCCACAGGCCGACTCGGTGTCGGACTTCTATTCGACCAATCCGGTGACGACCACTATGAACTTTCTCTAGGATCAGGTGGAGTGGGCTTGGGCGGACTAGGCATCTTGGTCGATATTAAGGGACATGACCAGTACCACGGCAACCGACTGACGCAGGGAGCGGCGATTGGGGGATGGGGACTCTTGATCGATACGGCAGGCAGCGATCACTATAGGAGCCATGGGTTTGCCATCGGGTTTGGAGGACCTCTTGGGCTCGGTGCCGTCATTGATACTGAAGGCGATGATCAGTACCAATGCGGTGAGGTCATTCCCAGCGCCTACAACGCCCACGAGGCTCCGGAGTCGAAACCCGGCGATCAGGAGTTTCAATACGACTGCTTTGGCCTCGGCACAGGCGCCGGCTCACGCGTCCTGACCACACACTCTCAATGGGTTGACCAAAGCTTAGCCGGTGGCATGGGTCTGTTGATAGATCTAACCGGGCATGATCGATATCAAAGCGCAAACTTTTCACAGGGAATGGGATATTTTTTTGGCGCAGGAATCTTGCTCGACCTCAATGGCGAGGACGAGTATCAAGCCGCCCGCTACGGCCATGGTGCCTCCGCCCATTATGGCGTGGCACTGTTCATCGATCAGAAGGGAGATGATCGATATGGATCCACCGGGCCTTATTACAATGCGGGAGTGGCCTGGGACCATGGCATCAGTCTGACCATCGACGCGGGAACCAGTCATGACGTCTATGCCTTCGATCGCACAACCGGTCTTGGGAAAGCTGACCACAGCGGCTGGGCAGTATTTGTGGACGAAGGCGGGCGTGACACCTATCGAGTCACGTCAGGACTTGGTGAGGCCTCGGAACGAAGTCTTGCCGGTTTCATCGATCTCACTGGTGAGGACCAATATAACCTCCTGTCACCATTGTCCCATTTCCGTCCCACAAACAGCCTTCTTTTCTCTCATGGACCAGGCAGCCTTTTCCAAGACCAGTAGGACATCAGTAAACTCACCATCCACATCCTCTCTGAACACTGCAGATGGGTTCCCCATCTCCACCAAACCTCCGGACCAAGCCGAGAGGAAGGGGGTTGTTTTTTCCCTTTCAGACGTGGAAAATACTGGGACTCTATCACTATAGGCCTAACCATCCACATTACTTATTAGAGAGGCATAATCGTGACTCTGCGTAATCTTGTACAGTTCGTGTTGGTCGTAAGTCTCAGTGGTATTGGGAGCCAGGTCTTCGCGTACGATGCCAGTCCGAACATCGGCACCGCAGAGGGCTCCTGTGCGGATGTGATCTTTTCTGCCTTTACGCCAGCTCCATACTCCTATGAGAAGGGTAACGAGACGGCGCCAAAATCAGACTTTTCGTTCCTGGCATCGAAGGCAACCCGTATCGACAGCCTGAAGGTCACTGTCAAGGATGAAAAGGTCCCGATCACGATAACACCGCAAGGGAATGGGTATCTGGTCAAAGGGAAGCTGCCTGCCAGCGCGACGGGATCTTATGTCCGGGTCGACATTTTTGCTGAAGGGCTTACCCTCTGTCAGCGTGCGGACGGGTGGCTCTTAAAAGTTGCGAAGTGATCTAGGTCACGGTGGGCAGGCAGCTGTCCTGCCCATCGTCATGTGGGTTGCCGTCTGCCAAGACCAGCCTTACGGCTCCTCCTCTTCGACCGACTCAATCGCCTCCCGCAACTTCCCCACAAAGACCTCCGGCTGACTGAGAGCACTCTCCGTCAATTGAAATTCACTGACGAGCACACCGTCTTTATCGACTAGAACGAGACGATACCCCTGTTTCATGAAACACCTTTCTTCTGAATGGGTCAGATCAAAAGGACTTCTGGCAAAGAGCCGCCGACTTAGGGCTGGATCAAAATGGAAAGCGAATGCCGAGGTGGACTTCGTTTGGAACGAGGTGCGGCCCGAACAGGCTTCTCACGCCTACAGTGGCTGGACTGGAAAGTGATGAGGCCGACGGTACGGTGTGGAGCACGCGATCACGCTCCGTGACATAGCCGCCGCCAAACCCTGCTGCGACATAGGGAACCAACGTCAGACCACTCACCGAAATTTCTGTCGAAAGGGCCGGGGTTGTCCGCAATGCCATGCCACTCTCCCCTACCAGTGAACCGGATGGGGTCTGCCTCAATTCGACTTCTCCTGTCTTTGCAGGAGCAGATGGTCCCTCTAGACCAGCGTGCGCTGGTCCTATTGGAGTGGATCCGTGTTTCGTGGTGTCTGCATAGGAGAGCGTCCCCCACAGACTCAACGCGATCATGATGCCCACTCCGGAAGCCCCTCTGATCAAACGAACCGGCAACATAAGTTTCACCATACAATCTGCCAGACCTTCATGCAAGAGGTCGGCAAGTCACACTGCAAGACCATGGATTGAGGCACCATACCCACCTTGCAGCCACATTACGTCGAGACACATAGGAGCGTATTCTCATCCGTGTGGTGGAGGAGATCCGGACGACCCGGCATACGAAGTTGCGTATCCTCTGCATAGCGAAATCGATTCTGATCACAAATCGTCACCGTCGGTTCATCGGGTACCGTCTTGAACTCCCTCTTGAGAAACCGATTCGAACAAATCCTGTTGGTCTCCGATCCGCCCTCCGCCACACGTGTAACGGATGTAGCTGTCGGCTCCACTGTGCCGCCAGCCATCACGGCCACCCCACGTGGCACGCTGAAACAGCGCAGCACCTGCCGAGCATCGGGGTGCTACAACCAATACCCGACCGCTTCATGAAACGGATCAGCCTCTCAGATGCGATGCGCAACCGTCGCCTCGCGTAAGCCATACAACGCCTGTTCATGATTACGGATCGCACCAATTGGGACAAAGGTGCCCCTGTCGCGAAACCTATTTTCTACTGCGTCTCGCAATCAGCCGATGGTGTTTCATCAGCACCCTTCGCTCCCTCCCAGACACCCGCTAAAATCGTCAACGACCTCTTGGGTTAACTTCGTAAAACGGTCGTTCAGGGATAGGGTTCATACATCTTCTTTATTTTCTTGGCGAGAACAAGCGTCCACGATATCGTACCTGCGACAGACTTACGGAACTCATGCAGGTCCATCTTTATGCGTTTCTATGACATGGTGGTCGTCGGCAGTGGACCAGCAGGCCAGAAAGCGGCGGTCCAAGCGGCGAAACTTTCCAAGCGCGTGGCCATCATTGAGAAGGCCCGGCAACTTGGTGGCGCCTCGCTCAATACCGGCACGTTGCCCAGCAAAACCCTCAAAGATACCATTGAGTACATCCATGGCCTACATCGACGAGGGCTGGCCCAGTTGGGTACAGCACTCACCAGGCAACTGACCCTCCCCGACCTGATGACCCGCAAAGCTCAGGTCATCGAGACCGAAGTCGTTGTGATCACTCATCAATTACAACGTAACCATATCGACATCATTCCAGGCACAGCTGCTTTTCTCGACCCACATACCCTGAATGTGACGCGATCGGATGGATCTGTCGATCAGGTCCAGGCCTCTGCCATCGTACTGGCCACAGGCTCACGACCCCGCCGTCCCTCGGACATTCCGTTTGACGATCTGATCATTTGCGACTCTGACTCCTTCCTCCGTACGACCATGAACCCGACCAGCATCATCGTGATCGGAGGGGGTGTCATCGGAGCTGAGTACGCCTCAATGTTGGCTGCATTCGGGATCAATGTCACCCTGATCGATCGGCGGACGCAGATTTTGCGGTTCTTGGACCTGGAAATCGCGCAGGCACTTGAGGCGCAGATGCAGCACAACCGGGTGACGATGCGACTCGGCCAGGAATACTTGGACATATCCGTCAACGCCAGCGGCCGCCCGACAGTCCACCTTCAAAATGGAGAGACCGCAACCGCCGACATGCTGCTTTACACCATGGGGCGGATCGGGAACACCGAAACCCTGAATTTATCGACAATCGGCCTGATGACAGACCAACAGGGGCAGCTATCCGTGAACGCCCATTACCAAACAGCCATTCCGCACATCTATGCCGTGGGTGATGTCATTGGGTTTCCCGCGCTTGCCGCAACCGCAATGGAACAGGGGCGACTCGCGGCCTGCCATGCGTTTCAGCTACCGGACATGCATAAACCCAAAGTAATTCCGTATGGCATCTACAGCATTCCTGAAGTCTCGATGGTGGGCCTTCATGAGGAGGAGCTCGCTGCCGCCCATGTTCCGTACGCCACCGGGAGAGCCTTTTTCCGAGAAATGGCGCGTGGCCACATCAGCGGCGATCTCCACGGGCTCTTAAAGGTGATCTTTCACCGCGAGACGCATGCGTTGCTGGGCGTCCACATCATTGGAGCCGGAGCCACGGAGTTGATTCACATCGGACAATCAGTCCTGACCTATGGAGGAACGGTGGAGTACTTCGTCCATAACGTCTTCAATTACCCCACCATGGCCGAGTGCTATCGTACCGCAGCCCTGGACGGACTCAACCAACTGCACCACCCGCCATCTCATTAGAATTCGAACCAGGCCGGAGACAATGGTATCCCACGAGACGGAATCGCCTGAGGAGAAGTTGGCGTAATTGGCCTACAGAGGATTTACTAAAAACGTTAAAAAGACTATACTCAGATTATACCTACCGGTTGTCATGAGCTACGTGGAGTCGTAGTCATGAGAATGATCCCGACTATCAGTTTTTCTCTTCCTGCAGTTTCCTCGTCCGTATTGTCTTGTCCACCAGCCGACTTCCTCCTGGAAATCGGCCACCACAGGAGGTATGGCCATGCCTATTCCACGCACCGTGAAGTCACGCCTTGATCGCGAACATGTCCATTACGATATCTTGGCTCACTCTCACACAAATCGCGCGCGCGCAGTTGCCGAAAGCCTTCATCTCCCGGAACAATCCATGGCCAAGGTGGTCATCGTGAAAGTACAGGAGCGATTCGTCACCATGGTTCTGCCGGCCACGGCGAAGATCGATTTTCAACGCCTGCGCGGGATTTTCGGAACCCACCGCGTCCGACTTGCGACCGAGGAAGAACTAGCCCAACTCTTTCCTGACTGCGAAGTCGGGGCCATGCCGCCGCTCGGGACACTCTATGGCCTTCCCGTCTATGTCGACCAATCGCTCATAGGGGACGAAGAAATTCTCTTCGAGGGGGGAACCCACTCCGAAGCGATCCGAATGCGCTACTGGGATTTTGCGGCACTCGTGTTTCCTACCGTCGCCGAGTTCCACCGGACGCCGACACCGAGTTGCTGAGATTCAGGGATCCCGTCAAGTCACGGCTCAAATATTGGGTTTTCTTCTCCTAAAACTGCTAGGATAGGGTTCGGCCTGTCAGAACGTGGCACCCTCTTTCGAAAGGACATCTATGCAAACCAGTTCAAAGCTTATAGTCGTCTGCATCATCGCCTCGCTTATCGGCCTACCGACCCTGTCATTCGCCAAGGCACGAGGAGGTGGCGGAGGATTTTCGAGTGGGGCTCGCGGCGGAAACTCCTCAATGGGCTTTGGAAGCCGTGGATCACGAACCTATCAGGAGAACGGCGCCAAGCCCATTGAGCAATCCACCGCTCCCAGACCTTCAGCGACACCGCCACCACAGACCGCGAACAGTCCGATGGCTCAACCCACCCCGGCTACATCCCCTTCGTGGTTCCAACGCAATCCCTTACTTGCCGGGATCGCCGGCGGGCTAGCTGGAACCTGGCTCGGCCATATGCTCTTCGGCGCGACGGAGAGCAGCGCCAAGACCACGGATGCGGAATCAGGATCAGCATCAGCACCCACATCAGGGAACTCCTTTGGGTTCATCCTCCTCCTGATGGCTCTTGGAGCAGGCGCATTCTATTTCTTCAGACGGTCCAAACAGACACCGGCACCGGTCTTTACCGGACTCTCACGTAGCACATCAGCCCGAGGGAGCCTCCTCGACGTTTCGGCCAACAGCACGACGAATGAGCCAGACACGAAGGCCTACAGCGTGACGACAGACGATAAGTCCACCTTTCAGCAACTCCTCACCAATATTCAATCCGCCTGGAGCTCACAGGATTTGGCAGGGCTACAGCAGCGTGTGACGCCTGAAATGTTCAGCTATTTCAGCGAGGCACTGGCCGAGGATAATCGTCAAGGGGTCCGGAACCATGTGGAAGACGTCGTGTTACTCAAGGGAGACGTCCGCGAAGCCTGGTCGGAAGACACGACCGACTATGCCACGGTGGACCTCCGCTGGAATGCCCGTGACTACACCGTCTCCACAACAATCCCACGTGGAGAACCCGGCTATCTGGTTGAGGGAAGTGAAGACACGGTAACGGAATCCGTCGAAGTCTGGACCTTCATGCGTGTGCGTGATGGTCACTGGCTCTTGTCGGCCATCCAGCAGCAATAATCGACTCAAGAAGGCGGCTGACTCACAGAGTCAGCCGCCGATCCACTTCCAGAGACATGGCGTCAGGACATAGGCTGCGGCAGAAACCAACACCCCAATCACCACACCCAGCAGCCCCGCCACATAGAGTCCCGCAAACGGCGCCGCCAACACGACTAAGAGCATGAACAAGGCTATCGAAGGATGGGCTTCATAAAACGTCCGGCGGGATTCTGCTGAAAACAGATTGGAACCTCCGGCGTTTGAACGGTTACCCATACACTCCTCACCCACTGTTTGCTGATGGGATTTATGTACCGGGGAGTCTTCGCGGATCAAGCGTCTGTCCCGTTATCGTCCCTTCGACGCTTGCGAGGTAGGCTTGCGCCACACGCGCAGCCGGCATGCCCGGCGCTGGGTCCATCTTTCGTGCCACGAGAGTTTCCGTCACCCAGGGTGGACTCACGACATTGACTCGTATCCCACGCGGCAGCTCCAGCGCGGCCGCTCGAACAAAGCCTTCAAGGCCGGCATTCACCATGCTGATAGAGGCACTCCCCTTGATTGGCTCCTGACTCAACACACCGGTCGTCAGTGTAAACGACCCGCCGTCGGCAATGAACTGTCGACCGATCCGCACGAGATTGGCTTGTCCCATTAGCTTATTCGAGAAGCTGAACAGATAGTCAGCATCCGTCAGCTCATCAAGACTTCCAAACTTCGCCTGCCCCGCTGCGCTGATTACCGCATCAAATGTTCCCACCGACTGAAACATCGCGCGAATCGACTCCGGCGAGGCTACATCCACATGCACAGTTCCTGATGTCCGTCCAACGACGACCACCTCATGCCGGGCCGACAACGCCACCACCACGGCTGATCCAATCGTGCCGGCTCCTCCGACCACAATCACTCGCATCGCTCGTTCTCCTCCACCCAGCCCTGAACTATTTGCATTCATCCTAGAGAGACCTGCTCCCCGCTTGCAAAAAATGCGTGGTCTCGCAACCCTGCTCCAAATCTATTTATGAATCTATTGTCAAGACATTGCAACAGGAAGAGAGTCTCGCCCGTTTCACGCGTTCCAATCGCCGCTACCCTATCACTCTATCCCCGAGAATCTCCGCATAGTTAATGATCGAATGATCAAAGAGCCTGTTGTCGTCATCCTTCTTCGAGTCTGAAATGCATCGCTCTTCACCATGATGTTCAAAGGAGAAAGGAGGCACGGTCGGTACAATTGCCGTCACAGGATCACGGCCATTGACATAGCGAATGTGGGGGGTTGAGGCGGCGAGGCCATTCTTGTCGATGTGTCTTCCCACACGCGGCTCGCCAAAGGTCACAATACGGGTAAATTGGTGGGTCATCCCTGCAATGAGAGCCATGGCCGCCCCCAAGCTATGCCCCGTGACATAGAATTCCACACAATCTGCGATTGGCGATGACTTCAGATCGGCTTCAATCTTCGGCCACAACTCCGTCGTCGCGGCAAGAAAGCCTCCGTGAACCTCGGCGCCATTGTATGGGACTTGAGGGAAGTTCAGATCGTCAAGAATGTCCGTCGCCAAAAACGTATTGAACTTCTCTGGGAGTTCGATACCGACGGCATCAGCCACTCTTCGCAAAAACTCCGGAGTTCGAA
Above is a window of Candidatus Nitrospira nitrosa DNA encoding:
- a CDS encoding aminoacyl-tRNA deacylase gives rise to the protein MPIPRTVKSRLDREHVHYDILAHSHTNRARAVAESLHLPEQSMAKVVIVKVQERFVTMVLPATAKIDFQRLRGIFGTHRVRLATEEELAQLFPDCEVGAMPPLGTLYGLPVYVDQSLIGDEEILFEGGTHSEAIRMRYWDFAALVFPTVAEFHRTPTPSC
- a CDS encoding TrmH family RNA methyltransferase codes for the protein MDTGPHPRPLSRAQGSFIRQLLREKQVRSTEGVFVVEGAKPCYDLISQHPQAIQSLLVSPRYLRTETDGDRSRRSSLGARQFVCSDPAFEKLTDVEMPQGILAVVRQPQWNEAQVLGRSRVLGIYGDHLQDPANVGTIIRTAAALNLSGVWLSHDSADHFSPKVVRATAGTLLRLPVFRTADLQAVRLSECRIYSAVLSSADKVPIREIQTIPSRLLVAVGNEGAGLSSEIMKASQVRFSIPLAEGVESLNVAATVAISAFYFSGLPTDSGVHQEKSPPSA
- a CDS encoding helix-turn-helix domain-containing protein; its protein translation is MPIGPCIQGWRLKRKLSIESLADAAGIFPSLLEQIEADQADPTTCMIEALACALRVPPSWLFDSPRSFEHLFTDHDEGEEPDRSQRDPVTDRILCGSRADRSLYILLTTLMQSGDPKLLRAAEMSLRSLVKQSRQATVPWQQRPSGHFEPPSD
- a CDS encoding efflux RND transporter periplasmic adaptor subunit yields the protein MILDAGCDGTPSDVVASKEPAAVSTPGRITLSAEESLRVGVVVQPVVRSDFRTHRDFPAIVQPNQRNMAEITTLVRGRVVEVYADLGQEVKANAPLAILYSSELGLAQSSYLKAKAKLHVAEQAFNRAQFLLQEQVIGEAELQRRQAELLSAQAEGNESHDRLKLLGMNEEEFNRLDRSRKIRSVVPIVAPFGGRIIGRKLTRGEVVETTENLFVIADLSEVWVLANIPEKDIPFVHSVHASGGTQVDVRINAYPKEVFKGMITYVGDVLDPITRTMQLRIELPNQDGRLKPEMFSTIRLFSESQPDRLAVPEAALQRDQGRTFVFVQRGANEYEMREVHIGESNGTLTSILSGLNEGEPVVTHGAFILKSELLKKPV
- a CDS encoding TolC family protein — encoded protein: MARGFALVVLCAVNVGLIATSVSAESGNQVYGLETIVDLALTKNPVVSIAEGTIEQQKGQQTAAGAYPNPTVSSNGGRGRLRDTTVGPPENIQSLTEYSVTVGQPVEWPALRAARQRVADLGLATASVGMLETRLNLASQVKVAFYDLLLAQQEADLARQNLDTVEGVARIVKARVKSGEAPQFESIKAEVEVLKARQQLARADNFVRINRVAVDTLTGGVLGPAYSVYGEFRNIPRELQIEGLMTRMMDQHPTIQRLLKSVEQSDWKIQFERQARVPTITVNGSYWREIGREAFQGGLSIPMPLWYRRQGEIAASLGVKRRDEAELLRMRNELGRAVYQHYQDVQTTAELIDVFDKGLLKQAQEALRLARFSFQQGASSLLEVLDAQRVQRQILLDYALARHDLSVSLARLEQAVGGTL
- the sthA gene encoding Si-specific NAD(P)(+) transhydrogenase, which produces MRFYDMVVVGSGPAGQKAAVQAAKLSKRVAIIEKARQLGGASLNTGTLPSKTLKDTIEYIHGLHRRGLAQLGTALTRQLTLPDLMTRKAQVIETEVVVITHQLQRNHIDIIPGTAAFLDPHTLNVTRSDGSVDQVQASAIVLATGSRPRRPSDIPFDDLIICDSDSFLRTTMNPTSIIVIGGGVIGAEYASMLAAFGINVTLIDRRTQILRFLDLEIAQALEAQMQHNRVTMRLGQEYLDISVNASGRPTVHLQNGETATADMLLYTMGRIGNTETLNLSTIGLMTDQQGQLSVNAHYQTAIPHIYAVGDVIGFPALAATAMEQGRLAACHAFQLPDMHKPKVIPYGIYSIPEVSMVGLHEEELAAAHVPYATGRAFFREMARGHISGDLHGLLKVIFHRETHALLGVHIIGAGATELIHIGQSVLTYGGTVEYFVHNVFNYPTMAECYRTAALDGLNQLHHPPSH